The sequence TGTGATTCTAGTCAGGAAGCACTGCACTCACTTCAGCTCGAACATAAAACTGTGCAGTGCAGAGGGCCCCAAGGGAACATACCGTTCAGCATTTTAATAAGAAATGATGAGGTGATTTCGGCCTAAAATTGTCGACCATTTGGAAACTTGTATGGAAAGTGTTAGATCTGTAATGGAAATAATCTCATTCACAGATAACAGAGTTGGAGAATTATTTTTGGACcactgaatgtaaaaaaaaacaaaaaaacaaatgggaTTCAGCGATGGAGAAGCATTCCAAACAATTTATAATTTGAATGCAGTTATCCAAATTATATTCCTGATCGAGCTAGTGAAACCGGTCTTTCATTAGTGATCATGTTCCAGTTGTTGGATGGTTTCCTACTTTAACATCAcaatattggggggggggacttGAGTAGAGTGGTGCAGAAATGAGAGGGAAATGAGAGCATTTCGGATGGGTCAATGGGTTTTTGGTAGAGGTGCAccgatattaaatttctcagccgatacgataaccgattattcagagtgatatcggccgataccggtaaccaataccgatagttctgccttttatgccttcttttaaattaatgataattaattccacaattctgaaggaaatgcaaataaaaactttattctctccgtTTCAGCaggttgtttcacagtaactggtctcatcaacagaaaacacattactctgattaacattaacacatgaactcaattctgaagattaaagtaagattattaacttattgaatgttattaattcatattaacattgactgaattctaaaaaacctcctgttagtctcacattcactctccacaaacaaaataatttctactccatcactgaacatcaaactggtcatatataatatcaacttttttatatatattaacattaaatggatatgaaatacactactctacaaatatgtttctgtgcaatatgtatatacttttttgtcaactcatcgtcatttaaatctttcaacgctgtactggtgctttaattcaacGCGAGCAGctcgaccaaaaaaaaaaaaaaaagactcgacgccgaaactcccgcttcactgctgcagagTAAATTTGATCAGTACAGAGATTagatattacacactgcagttttgtcgtcattccacacaagagacatcatctttacagacagcacgaaatcgatgtggtttcccgccctcttttgattgacgggatataatcggccctgatcgtctgatgtttttaaactattggtCGATAGCGTGGAAAATCGCCTTtatatcggtgcatctctagttttagGTTatatgcctgaaataaggtatattttcacgttttaagATATAATATAGAGAGGTAATACACCACTCGTTGTTTTGTTAAGCTcttacgtgtcttgaaaaagcCGGTTGCTAATTAGTGGCTAAATgccactacagaggttgtccgggacattaaacgtcatcacatTGTAGTGCTATAAAGCTCAGTGGTggtgaccgtggtgtagttcgtttatagaaTAATTTTAGCTTTGGCGATTGtgtttaggcttcaaaattcataacagttgttcatttgtgaagattatttTGATTTAAGAAAAagtgtaagaatcataaactgtTGTTGATCGCAGAATTTATTTTCTACAATCAAGCCGCAAACGCCAATGGAAGAATCCAGTTGGATTTTTGTCgggggaaccagggtgatgttCACTTCCGGGTTGGCCTACAGAAACACGTCATGCCTGCAGCACTTTATATCGTTGGACTCTGTGTTCCAGAACGCGGTTGGTTAGCAATTTGCAACAAGTATAAGCTCGGTGATGGCGGTATAAGCATAAATGTTGTAGTGGGAGACAGTTAGAAAGCTTGACCAAGAGTTGAAGCACTAACTAAACCTCACTGACACTGCTATCAACAGGTAGTGTTATGGCATAATGGATCATTTTGGTTAACGGTTTCTTAAAATGATCCATGAGAgaattttaaatcaaaaagTCTACTTAGTATGTATTACAAAATGAGTCTTGGCAGCCCCTGAAGTTCACGTGTAAATTATAACCCTATGTTCACATTAGCACATGACCCTTTCATACGTTCACGTGACCCATTCATACGTGTGACACAACATTTGAATTGAGATTGAGGTATGATGGTAAATCTGCAAATCCAAACAACTGGTTCAAATGATTCTTTCAGACCCAATTTAGTCTCTCCATGTAGTTAGTTCCCATTTAATCAGTCACTACACACCTACAAAAGACAAACTACTTTTAACCACTGCTACCTTTTAaaagagttgttgttgttgtttttgtcccCCTACGCACACGCTCAGAACCAGGATAGGAAACACAGGACGTACGTGTATGTTCTCATTGTAAAAGAAGTATTGGAAGACTGGGAAGACTCTCTAAACATTGGTAAGTGTAGAAATGTTTTGTACTTACAATCGGACCATTTTACTTGGGGTTTCTTTCtgatgtgtgtacagtgtgcaGCAGGAATGTAACCATAATCGCCTCTCTGTTTGTACGCGCTTTTGTCCTTGTATTATTTTATCCAAATCCTGCACTTTACTTCTGACACACTGTGATGTAACCACTTAGCCGGCATTTTAGtcttatctaatcagccaatcatatggcagcagcacaacacAAAAGAAAGGTCAAGAGCGTCAGTTAATGTTCGCATCAAACATGAGAATGAAGATAAAGTGTGATCTGTGACGTTGACTGTGGCATGGATATTGGTGCCAAATgggatggtttgagtattttcgAATCTCCTGCGATTCtctcacacaacagtctctagagtttacaaagaatggtgcaaaaaaaccaGAAACACTGAGTCAgtaacagttctgtgggtggaaacacatTGTTGATATGAGAAGTcggaggaaaatggccagattggttcgagctgccaggaaggatatagtaactcagtCACGCTTtataaccgtggtgagcagaaaagcatctcagaacacacatcaaaccttgaggtggatgggctacaacagcagaaaaccacatcaggttccactcctgtcagccaagaactagaatctgaggccatcatgggcacagactcaacCAAGCTGTAAAGTGGACAGtggttactatatccttcctggcagctcaaaccaatctggccattttcctcagacctctcttatcaacaaggcgtttccacacACAGGACTGTCGCTCATtcggtgttttttgttttttgcaccactCTGAGTAAAcactagagactgctgtgtgtgtaaaaatcccaggagatcagcagtttctgaaatactcaaaccagcatcttgtactaacaaccatgccatgatcaaagtcacagagagcatacttttttttttcttgtcttcactcttgtttgatgtgaacttgagctgaagctcttaacctgtatctgcctcattttttttctttttgtatcatgctgcttccacatgattggctgattagataactgcatgactgtacagctgttcctaataaactgcaTGGTGAGTGTATATCCTGGTAATGGAAAAAAAGGTGAGCAATTAAAATGGAGTACTTTTTTGTTGCCTCACTCCGAGCACATGTGCACCCTCTTCTGTTGACAGGGAGAAAAAGGGAATGGTTTAAAATAGACGATGCCATACAAGTGTTGCAGTGTCACAAGCCAGTGCAGGCCACCTACTTCGAGGCTCTACAGGAGAGCTGCCTGACCAGCAACGGCACTCCTCTAGTGGCCACGATAGCTGAAGACCTCTCACCCAGCTACAACATCAGTCAGAGCTCTGTTTCTGATATCAGATAACTAACGCACAACACTGACACTCCGGATGCTTCCGCCACCACTCTCGCTCTTATTCTTtcagtattcttttttttttctctttctttttttccttttctcttaaAATACAGTTTGCCTTGCCAACCCTTTTTTTTGTGCCAGAGAGGTGGCACAAACTTGACAAAGTGTTGGATAAATATTCAAAAAcatgttttgtaaatgtaaatttaatgtTTGTCGCTCTCTACTCTGATTTACCAcccacccccccaacacacacacacctctccttAAGAATGGACAGTTGCatgaacaccccccccccccccccccttactcTTTTTCCCTTTAGTGCCCTCTGTGACCCAAGTGTGAGGTTAAATGAATGCAAGAACTACTTTTTACTGTTGTGATGTAAATACACGTAGCCTAGTGCTTATGCTTGAGGCTTTTCAATATTTTTTACGCATCCATTTTTCTTGTATGTGAGCGCGAGTGAGCATGTATTTGTGTGAGTAGTGCGAGTATGTGTTTGTTCTCGGAAACCACCCCAACAACGAGAAGGAAATGCTTAGTTGCCTGAACGGACGGAGTTGGCGAGAGGTCAGTTGGTTTGCATGAGCACTGATATTTATTTGTCTTACAAGTTTGGGAACTGATGAATGTTCAACCTGTATTTGGTGTCAGTAGGTCTTTTGAGTgatctcttcctcctcttttttttttttttttttgcccccttgccattttgtaaatattttatgggTTGACGAAATACACGCCCGGCTTTAATTATGCGTATTTCCTTACTAGAGTGGTGCCTAAATGTGTCAGAACACCGACTTTAAAGGGATCGTAAACCCCCAAAAATGCTTACAAGGCCAGCAAACAGGGTAAGCCAACAGGACATGATGGTACCTGATGAGTTGTATGCTCTGCTCGCATCCATTCATGCTGTAACATGTATGGCTGTCAGTGAGTCCTACAGGTCCAGTAACTTCAATGTTATTGGTGATGATAGTTATGGggaaaaatgattttatttacattttaaccaGACAAATCACCACTCAGAACCACTTAAATTAGAAGGCGTGACAGGGTTGTAGAGTTTACGAGGTGACGTTTGTGAATGTCAGAGGATATAACAGGACAGCTTCTTGGAAAAGACCCTTTTAGGCACATATCAAATGGatcctggtttcctccacctttttaatttattagtgTCTCCTGTTACGGAGCTGTTTATTTGACCTGGTAGGTCAGGCCAGGGTAACGGTCAAAACTAAATGTGGGCCCATTATTGAGGTGCAACCCCCCCCCTTTGGTCCCAAATGATTTTGCATAATAtatgtgtggtggcctgggaaaaccctccACGGTGGTAGATTTTGACATACAGGccttcctgaactgaaatatgtctATCCTGCATGTATTCCAATTAAAGCCTGTTCATACcccaaaaaggaaaataaagaaaatcacatttaaagatCCCTTTTAAAAGATGCCCCACTTACCTGTAGATTTATGAACTCCTCTACATTTGGAAAAACATTACAGCCAAATTTTGAGGAATTACAGGTTTATAATGTGAAATGAGTCATCACTGTTGATTATCGGCATCATCCACATCCACCTGAGCTAGAAGTCACTCGCAGCATTTAACCACGAGCCTCATCCATGtctcttctgactgatcacggTTTATGTTCACACTGGTGGGGAACTAATTGCTGAGGGCTAGATTTGACACTTATGTTCATTTCAGCATGTTGGGTAGCTTTCGAACAAAGCGTGACATTTACTGTGTGTGGAAGTCACACTTGGCTAGTGAGGTTTTTAGACGTCTTCAGGCATTTCCTGCTgcgtttgttaaactggcttctTAACCGACGTGATCTTTGCAGACAGCCAGGGCAAGGTAACCTAAATGGAACCATTTCTGTGTCGTTTATGTAGAATGTGTTTCTTTAGCGATGTCACAGTGTATTATtcagtccctacaggattttACAGTCGCAGAAATGGAAcggcaaaatcaaggaaactctgcaattTTTCTCAGATTTGGGCCAACACGAGTTGTGACCGCATCAAAACGtgtattcagccaaagccctatTCGATTCAcctgtgtcgaacatgagtacagctaaaaggtctcagtTACCAGCAAACACCACTGAGAAAGACTGcgcaaaactattttgtgcaattgcaatttcgccaattcgaggAGTTTTCCGCAAAGAAGCACAAAAACGCCGCACAACTTTGAAAAAAGCCGCCGCAAGATCGAGCATTTTTGGACGCAACAGTGAAACCCTGTACTGACTGATAATCGTTAgggggtggggaaaaaaacccccctaTTTTGGCTTTTTCTggccttgtttttttcttcttctttctgttttccaGAATTTAATCTCAGCGTCATCCAACGGGTTACCCCAGACCGCCTGATATGTATCCCTGAAATCACCACAggattaaacaaataataatatcatcTCGTTTTATGTTTAGAACATTTGAAGGCACTTTTCAGTTTGGCCAAAACAGTCCCTTTGAATGTTCCAAGAAAAAACCCACATGCCTTAGTCATCCTACAAATTTATTTTAAGCTTGCAAAAAGGCTCATGCCAAATGCATGAAGGCTAACGTGGCCTCTTGTTAGCTTGATTTGGATGAGATGGTATTATTTATGTACGTTGATCTCTGAGGTGATATTTTTTCCTTGATCTCTTAAAAGAATTTGTTGGCGCCTCAATCGAGCACTCGATACCTGCTCGACAGGAActatataaaaacatgcagggCTAAACAAGGCTGTAACTGAGACCTTGTTTCAAAATGTAAGAAATGTGGACTGTCACCCTCCCCTCCTTTATTCCTGTCTTTTCTTCTTCGTCTAGTAAGTTGTGTTAGCCAGGTTGCTTACTGCCCTTCTGATGGCATGCAGCAGTTGGCACAATACTGTGAATCTGGAGCCACTGTAGTTAGCCagactttgttttctttctgtataAACTAAATTCAAAAAGACaaagtacagtatgtgtggTTTTTCATGTTGGGTCTGATGGTACACATTGTGAGTTTCTGGTGAATGGCGATGGAACTGTTAAAGCCCCCAAACAGGACGTGTGGGAATTTATTCTTTTTGGGCTGTTTAAGTTGCTGTAGGTCCAGGTTTACAATGTTTCTTGTAGCCGATCACAACGTTTcccttttgtttctttgtttagaTCAAATTCCAGCATGACTATTAATCCGAGTTAATTTTGAGTCAATTTATAGATGTGCAGATTGCACAGTTGGTGATTTTGCTGCTATTTAGGATTTTTCTGGTTAATTCtgagcaagcaaaaaaaaaaaaaaaaaggccaatcTTGATATAGGCCAACTGAGCCAATCCATAAGAGAGATTTTGCTAGGTAGGACTTTTTCATTTGTATAACACTAAAATCACTGCTTTAGCTTATTACTTAGTAATATAGCAGGGTTTACAATTATATGGTCATATGTATACAACATATGGTCCTTTCACCAGGTAGATggtgtcgtttttttttttttgtttttttttggctcgaGGCTATAACGGACTTTATGAGATAATCTGATGAATGTCCCTAAGCTCCATCACTTTCATACACAAATGTttgtatgacttttttttttttttttactagatcTCCTGTGCAGCAAAAAGGCTTTGTAGTCATTTTTAAATTGCCCAGAGCTGACTTTGTCCAAGTCTTGTTGAAAAGATTTCCAAAATACCAAACAAAAATTAAGGATTGGTAACCACTGCATTTTCTGTCCAGACCAAATTTGACCTAGATATCATTCACAAAATTGCATCTTACTATCAACAGAGCCAGTGTAATGCATCAGACCCTGAATGTAAACTTGTAGATTATATCAAAACACCAGCTAGATTTAGTAAAAATGTTCTAAACGAATCAGgacatttcacattttcttcaggctCCAAAAAGGGCTGCTGCCTATAAAAACCTACATCACTTATACAGCCCATAAAGCTGTGACCTTTCAGCACACCTGCAACATTTGCTTTGTGATTTTTGGGATTGTGGAATATACCAGTTTGagaatgtaatataaatgtgcCAACAAATAAACATCAGTATTTCACATTACCATTTCACTGGgtttattttgtatataaaatgtaagtGCCAAATGGAAGAGATATGTTGCAGACATTCCTGGGAAAACTAGCACTGCTTACTGGCTGGACATTTGGTGTGAGATATTCCTCCACACAAGGAAATTAAAACCAAGTCCAATTTTCCTTTTAGATGGGGGTGCCAACTTCTGAGATGCAAAGGAGAATATCTGACTAACAGTGACtgcatttacatgcacatcaatattctgatattaatctgaAGTTAGCAATACTCTAATTAGTATTAAGTCAGGTAAGCACAATCCAATTGCCTGATTCAGATTACTACAATATTGATTCTCACTTCTGGAAGATTCAGTGCATTTAAACATATTCAGAAATCCACTGAGAGGAGATGTGCGTGCTTagtccacaaggaattgtggCCACTAactacacttacacacacattaaattcCATGTAAGGTCAATAATGGTTGCTGTAAGTATGCCCGAGTTGACATTCCTAAATATCTAGCCTACAGGAAAGCACCTGTTAGAACATACACTTCcttacatgactcaatactaaatCATTATACAAAACTTAGTTAATACCAGAATATTGATgggcatgtaaatgtagtcattgtCAGTTACACATCACAATTCAGGCTACATaaattactgttaaatgttcaGAGAGACAGACTCAAATTATTTTCCCTCCAATACACTTAAAACTGAGCTCACACCTTGTGGTCTAATCCCAGCAGATTCAAACATTAAAAGGCCCTTTTACAAGTTTTGGGAGAACATAATTAGGCCCACAGGCTGAATATAACCTGTGGATAAATGTAATATTCAATCAACGAAACGCATTTGCTGCAGAACATGCCATTgatatcaaaaataaaaaaaaaataaagcctaGTCTGATCTATCAGGCTGTACTGTATGAAAACCCACAGACCATGTGTTCTGTTAAACTTATTTGTGCATGCGCACGTGTACATACAGCTGAAAAGGTTGCATGCTAATGCCAGATGTAAAAGGTGACAAACAGTCAAtaggaaaaataaacactcacaGGCATAAATGTTTTCCAAGCTTTATTATACAGAGAATGTGGAAAATTACTGTGGCTGCTGTCCTCTGCCACGCCCGAAGCCACCTCTCTATGAGGGGGGGAAAAGAGTGGAGGGGAGAACCCGTCAGCATTATCCTTTCCCCATAAATCCCCAATAATGAACAGTTACATTACAAGACACTTGTACATATACAAGCAGTAGTACTTACAAACTGGAATTCTGTAGCAGCTCCTGCACCTGCTTCAGCCTTCTTGTCTGCTCCAGCTACAGAAACACAATGAATCAGACCGCCTTCAAACAACTCGCATCAGAAGCACTGCAGTGTAACCACATGCTGGTTTTGGCTTTACACATTACCGGCTTGGAAACAACCCAGATATAATAGGGTACATCCTGTAACACCAGTGCGGTGTGTTCTTGCCCATGTTGACAGTTAGAATTTCTCCTGGATAAAGGGTGTGTGTTGACCCACTCTAAACTGTGACATGTGCTGTGTACTTACGCGGAGCTGCAGATCGCCTGTAGGcatctctgtctccctctccacGTGCCAGACGTGCtggtctctctccctccagaCCTGAAAGGTgaaaaagaattggcctttATTTTCTTGACATTTGATCAGTCAAGATCTTGAAGTATTCATAATCCTGTGCCAACGGTTTCCACAAAATAATGCTTTCAAGTAGGGCTGGGAgatataataatgtgattaatgaTTACATCATACACTTCTGAAATATTGTTGGTATGGTAAAGTATTTTGTATGCTTTTAACAatcacaaattaaatggtactgaatagTTGCCATTCATtagatttttgtattttgtttattttcctagtGTTTTTCGGacagtttgttttaaaattatatattgtgatatGCATAGTGGTATCAtcgaaatgtcctcaagtatatGATGtgtgtcatatcgcccagccctatgtCCTAGCAATGATTATAAGCCCCTAACTAATAGAGCAGGAAGTCTTTACCCTTGGGGCGGGGCCTGGCAGTTTCAGGGCGGGTCTGGCGGCGTAGAGTGGCGGGTACAATCTCAGGGGGCAGGTGCAGGAAGTCCCTCAGGTACTGGATGCCCTCGTTGGTCAAGTACCAGTAGAAGTGGCGCCATGCAAACTGCTCTTTGACGTACCCGCAGGACTTCAGAGACTGTCAGGAGGGccaaaagcaaacattttattcaaTGTCTTTGTGGACTCAACATAAATTAAAACACGCCCGTATGTAACAGTGGAACCAGTTGTAAAAGACAACCTAATGAAAGAACTCAatgtgtttaaaagtttacactcAATCTGGgacaaaaaaactttttccgAGACCATGGCGAGGGTCACCCTCAGAATTACTGGGTGAAGAAACCAATCAAAAACAACCTGGAGTACATTACAAAATGTGTTAACTGTGGTGATGCACAAGACCTAATCATCAATActgttttgtttaataattCTCACATCTTTAGATACTAATACaaagtagggctgggcgatacatcgatatcgtgataaatgattacacgaTACACTTTACTGATATATCGCTGGTATGGTGATGTGTGTATAGAACacttaataattacaaattaaatggtactgaataaATGCTGttgatttaatgtaattttttaaaaacttaatcTTCTTTGTAGCATTAAAGAAAAGCAGTCAAACTCAAAGTctaacatttgtttattttgatacTCTCTTGCAGAGTTTGTTAACCAAATTGTATCATATTGTGCATCgtgtatcatagaaatgtccTGAAGTATCATTTTAAGATGTCATTTTGCCCAGCCCTAATGCAAAACCAGCCAAGTACTGACAC comes from Ictalurus punctatus breed USDA103 chromosome 11, Coco_2.0, whole genome shotgun sequence and encodes:
- the nudt3b gene encoding diphosphoinositol polyphosphate phosphohydrolase 1 isoform X1, whose translation is MMKLKSNQTRTYDGDGYKKRAACLCFRSETEEEVLLVSSSRHPDKWIVPGGGMEPDEEPNVAAVREVCEEAGVKGTLGRLVGIFENLFSTIKPQTPMEESSWIFVGGTRVMFTSGLAYRNTSCLQHFISLDSVFQNANQDRKHRTYVYVLIVKEVLEDWEDSLNIGRKREWFKIDDAIQVLQCHKPVQATYFEALQESCLTSNGTPLVATIAEDLSPSYNISQSSVSDIR
- the nudt3b gene encoding diphosphoinositol polyphosphate phosphohydrolase 1 isoform X2, producing the protein MMKLKSNQTRTYDGDGYKKRAACLCFRSETEEEVLLVSSSRHPDKWIVPGGGMEPDEEPNVAAVREVCEEAGVKGTLGRLVGIFENQDRKHRTYVYVLIVKEVLEDWEDSLNIGRKREWFKIDDAIQVLQCHKPVQATYFEALQESCLTSNGTPLVATIAEDLSPSYNISQSSVSDIR
- the rps10 gene encoding 40S ribosomal protein S10, translated to MLMPKKNRIAIYELLFKEGVMVAKKDVHLAKHPELADKNVPNLHVMKAMQSLKSCGYVKEQFAWRHFYWYLTNEGIQYLRDFLHLPPEIVPATLRRQTRPETARPRPKGLEGERPARLARGEGDRDAYRRSAAPPGADKKAEAGAGAATEFQFRGGFGRGRGQQPQ